In a single window of the Tribolium castaneum strain GA2 chromosome 8, icTriCast1.1, whole genome shotgun sequence genome:
- the fabp gene encoding cellular FABP-like protein isoform 2 (isoform 2 is encoded by transcript variant 2) — translation MVDAHLGKKYKLASSENFDEFMKALGVGLVTRKMGNAVSPVVELTKNDDEYTLSSSSTFKNVVLKFKPGVEFDQETPDGRKVKATITVDGNTLHEVQKDPSSGKETVIDRTFTDDEVKMVMSVDNITATRIYKIQA, via the exons ATGGTCGACGCACATCTTGGCAAGAAATATAAGCTCGCTTCTAGCGAAAATTTCGACGAGTTCATGAAGGCGTTAG GTGTGGGTCTAGTGACCCGCAAAATGGGCAACGCCGTCTCGCCCGTGGTCGAATTGACGAAAAACGACGACGAGTACACTTTGAGTTCGTCCTCGACGTTCAAAAACGTGGTTTTGAAGTTCAAGCCCGGAGTTGAGTTCGATCAGGAGACTCCGGATGGGCGCAAAGTCAAGGCCACGATTACCGTGGACGGGAATACTTTGCACGAGGTCCAGAAGGACCCCAGCAGCGGGAAGGAGACGGTTATTGATAGGACTTTCACCGATGATGAGGTCAAAATG GTGATGTCGGTCGATAACATCACAGCCACCCGTATTTACAAGATTCAAGCCTAA
- the fabp gene encoding cellular FABP-like protein isoform 1 precursor (isoform 1 precursor is encoded by transcript variant 1) codes for MAKIQARFFLFLVFFTVIRNNESAEMVDAHLGKKYKLASSENFDEFMKALGVGLVTRKMGNAVSPVVELTKNDDEYTLSSSSTFKNVVLKFKPGVEFDQETPDGRKVKATITVDGNTLHEVQKDPSSGKETVIDRTFTDDEVKMVMSVDNITATRIYKIQA; via the exons ATGGCCAAAATCCAAGCGCGATTCTTTTTATTTCTAGTCTTTTTTACAGTCATTCGTAATAACGAAAGTGCCGAAATGGTCGACGCACATCTTGGCAAGAAATATAAGCTCGCTTCTAGCGAAAATTTCGACGAGTTCATGAAGGCGTTAG GTGTGGGTCTAGTGACCCGCAAAATGGGCAACGCCGTCTCGCCCGTGGTCGAATTGACGAAAAACGACGACGAGTACACTTTGAGTTCGTCCTCGACGTTCAAAAACGTGGTTTTGAAGTTCAAGCCCGGAGTTGAGTTCGATCAGGAGACTCCGGATGGGCGCAAAGTCAAGGCCACGATTACCGTGGACGGGAATACTTTGCACGAGGTCCAGAAGGACCCCAGCAGCGGGAAGGAGACGGTTATTGATAGGACTTTCACCGATGATGAGGTCAAAATG GTGATGTCGGTCGATAACATCACAGCCACCCGTATTTACAAGATTCAAGCCTAA
- the fabp gene encoding cellular FABP-like protein isoform X1 yields the protein MGKYAREKNRWDLRDWRIIHKSRTCFKKTELLNKIFMVLQAEIMRKADLEGVGLVTRKMGNAVSPVVELTKNDDEYTLSSSSTFKNVVLKFKPGVEFDQETPDGRKVKATITVDGNTLHEVQKDPSSGKETVIDRTFTDDEVKMVMSVDNITATRIYKIQA from the exons ATGGGAAAATATGCAAGGGAAAAGAACAGATGGGATTTGAGGGATTGGAGGATTATTCACAAGTCAAGGACTTGCTTCAAGAAAACCGAAttactgaataaaattttca TGGTCCTTCAAGCCGAAATTATGAGGAAAGCCGACCTTGAAG GTGTGGGTCTAGTGACCCGCAAAATGGGCAACGCCGTCTCGCCCGTGGTCGAATTGACGAAAAACGACGACGAGTACACTTTGAGTTCGTCCTCGACGTTCAAAAACGTGGTTTTGAAGTTCAAGCCCGGAGTTGAGTTCGATCAGGAGACTCCGGATGGGCGCAAAGTCAAGGCCACGATTACCGTGGACGGGAATACTTTGCACGAGGTCCAGAAGGACCCCAGCAGCGGGAAGGAGACGGTTATTGATAGGACTTTCACCGATGATGAGGTCAAAATG GTGATGTCGGTCGATAACATCACAGCCACCCGTATTTACAAGATTCAAGCCTAA
- the LOC654996 gene encoding calmodulin isoform X2: MPNLVSDEIIPASVQLRVGDPSVLCYFLARVDYSPPESRNENRKKVAKFEGKIFSAVNNFFSSSPLVNQIKDLMTRQTTQTDPEDVVIATETKMEETKPPTRLSARHSEVSKSQMKEFREAFRLFDKDGDGSITKEELGRVMRSLGQFARTEELQQMLQEVDVDGDGNVSFEEFVDIAWSAGAGGDPEHVLSREEEEKELRDAFRVFDKHNRGYITASDLRAVLQCLGEDLSEEEIEDMIKEVDVDGDGRIDFYEFVNALGEPGTEDSYDDEDDEIIGY; encoded by the exons ATGCCAAATCTAGTTAGCGATGAGATTATTCCTGCCAGTGTGCAGTTAAGGGTGGGCGATCCAAGTGTGCTTTGTTATTTTCTGGCAAGAGTTGATT ATTCCCCTCCAGAAAGTCGTAACGAAAATCGGAAAAAAGTGGCGAAGTTTGAaggcaaaatattttcagcggtgaataattttttttcgtcttCTCCTTTAGTCAACCAAATAAAAGACTTGATG ACCCGACAAACCACCCAGACCGACCCTGAAGACGTCGTCATCGCCACCGAAACGAAGATGGAAGAAACCAAACCGCCAACTCGGCTCTCGGCACGACACTCCGAAGTCTCCAAGAGCCAAATGAAGGAGTTTCGGGAAGCGTTCCGGCTCTTCGACAAGGACGGTGACGGAAGCATCACCAAAG aggAGCTGGGACGTGTTATGCGTTCGTTAGGCCAATTCGCCCGAACCGAAGAATTGCAACAAATGCTCCAGGAGGTGGATGTTGACGGTGACGGAAATGTCAGTTTTGAGGAATTTGTTGACATTGCTTGGTCAGCGGGCGCTGGAGGTGACCCCGAACATGTCCTCTCGAGGGAGGAGGAAGAGAAGGAATTGAGGGACGCGTTTAGAGTGTTTGATAAACATAATAGAGGGTATATTACCGCCTCCGATTTGAGGGCGGTTTTGCAATGTCTTGGGGAGGACCTTTCAGAAGAAGAGA ttgaaGATATGATTAAAGAAGTCGATGTTGACGGTGACGGCCGTATAGATTTCTACG aatttgtcAATGCTCTGGGAGAGCCGGGCACCGAAGACAGTTACGACGACGAAGACGATGaaataatcggttattaa
- the fabp gene encoding cellular FABP-like protein isoform 3 (isoform 3 is encoded by transcript variant 3), with the protein MALSGVFGKKYKLEKSDKFDEYMKALGVGLVTRKMGNAVSPVVELTKNDDEYTLSSSSTFKNVVLKFKPGVEFDQETPDGRKVKATITVDGNTLHEVQKDPSSGKETVIDRTFTDDEVKMVMSVDNITATRIYKIQA; encoded by the exons atggcTCTCAGTGGTGTTTTCGGCAAAAAGTACAAACTGGAAAAGAGTGACAAGTTTGACGAGTACATGAAAGCTCTCG GTGTGGGTCTAGTGACCCGCAAAATGGGCAACGCCGTCTCGCCCGTGGTCGAATTGACGAAAAACGACGACGAGTACACTTTGAGTTCGTCCTCGACGTTCAAAAACGTGGTTTTGAAGTTCAAGCCCGGAGTTGAGTTCGATCAGGAGACTCCGGATGGGCGCAAAGTCAAGGCCACGATTACCGTGGACGGGAATACTTTGCACGAGGTCCAGAAGGACCCCAGCAGCGGGAAGGAGACGGTTATTGATAGGACTTTCACCGATGATGAGGTCAAAATG GTGATGTCGGTCGATAACATCACAGCCACCCGTATTTACAAGATTCAAGCCTAA
- the LOC655063 gene encoding TLC domain-containing protein 3A isoform X2, whose translation MLSVMKHRKTHMHIPLIFVLVSTLVLSVLSVTDLDWEDRISIKRGFSLFCYGLVFFTVLYLVSNNLMLRTSLGQKFVRTYKLAPADVFDISNKQVSAVQALFCCITGLTSCTYSCTRDMLHTSHYISEAYAWFGAAYFFYDIWSMYKVHNAKVVQASMNGDVKRTGVKFFSYLKSHAVIVGHHIFIGGFGFLVITYLRGGLGDCFFGFVYLMEASTPFVSLRGILSKIGMKSSILYVINGLVMLGTFFVCRVAMFPCVIYLYARSVDLDYFSAIRSLPTGCKVSIVILLLPQVYWFLLMVKGASQVLKGKVTKKKTLKMH comes from the exons ATGTTATCAGTGATGAAG CACCGGAAGACTCACATGCATATACCCCTCATTTTCGTGCTGGTCTCCACACTTGTTCTGTCAGTGCTGTCCGTCACTGACCTCGACTGGGAAGATAGAATTTCGATCAAAAGGGGCTTTTCACTGTTTTGTTATGGATTGGTGTTTTTCACCGTTTTGTACCTCGTTAGCAACAACCTGATGTTGCGGACGTCGCTCGGACAAAAATTCGTACGGACGTACAAGCTGGCGCCAGCGGATGTCTTTGATATTAGCAACAA ACAAGTCTCAGCCGTCCAAGCCCTCTTCTGTTGCATCACGGGCCTCACCAGCTGCACCTATTCCTGCACCAGAGACATGCTCCACACCTCTCACTACATCTCAGAGGCATATGCCTGGTTTGGTGCTGCGTATTTTTTCTACGACATTTGGTCGATGTACAAAGTTCACAATGCCAAAGTTGTGCAAGCCAGCATGAATGGCGATGTTAAACGAACaggtgttaaatttttcagcTATTTGAAAAGTCATGCTGTCATCGTAGGACATCACATTTTTATCGGTGGCTTTGGGTTTTTAGTTATAACG TATTTGAGAGGTGGCCTTGGTGATTGTTTCTTCGGATTCGTGTACCTGATGGAGGCTAGCACTCCTTTTGTGTCCTTGAGGGGCATTTTGTCAAAGATCGGCATGAAATCGTCCATTTTGTACGTAATCAATGGCCTTGTGATGTTGGGGACGTTTTTCGTCTGTAGGGTGGCAATGTTCCCCTGTGTGATATACTTGTACGCACGCAGCGTCGACTTGGATTATTTTTCC GCGATTCGATCGCTGCCGACTGGATGTAAGGTGAGCATCGTGATCCTGTTGCTGCCGCAAGTGTACTGGTTTCTGTTGATGGTGAAAGGAGCCTCCCAAGTGCTCAAAGGCAAAGTGACCAAAAAGAAGACATTGAAGATGCATTAA
- the fabp gene encoding cellular FABP-like protein isoform X2: protein MPVVLQAEIMRKADLEGVGLVTRKMGNAVSPVVELTKNDDEYTLSSSSTFKNVVLKFKPGVEFDQETPDGRKVKATITVDGNTLHEVQKDPSSGKETVIDRTFTDDEVKMVMSVDNITATRIYKIQA, encoded by the exons ATGCCAG TGGTCCTTCAAGCCGAAATTATGAGGAAAGCCGACCTTGAAG GTGTGGGTCTAGTGACCCGCAAAATGGGCAACGCCGTCTCGCCCGTGGTCGAATTGACGAAAAACGACGACGAGTACACTTTGAGTTCGTCCTCGACGTTCAAAAACGTGGTTTTGAAGTTCAAGCCCGGAGTTGAGTTCGATCAGGAGACTCCGGATGGGCGCAAAGTCAAGGCCACGATTACCGTGGACGGGAATACTTTGCACGAGGTCCAGAAGGACCCCAGCAGCGGGAAGGAGACGGTTATTGATAGGACTTTCACCGATGATGAGGTCAAAATG GTGATGTCGGTCGATAACATCACAGCCACCCGTATTTACAAGATTCAAGCCTAA
- the LOC654996 gene encoding calmodulin isoform X3, translating into MPEAILALVSYVQSDEETWAYVWCDDSPPESRNENRKKVAKFEGKIFSAVNNFFSSSPLVNQIKDLMTRQTTQTDPEDVVIATETKMEETKPPTRLSARHSEVSKSQMKEFREAFRLFDKDGDGSITKEELGRVMRSLGQFARTEELQQMLQEVDVDGDGNVSFEEFVDIAWSAGAGGDPEHVLSREEEEKELRDAFRVFDKHNRGYITASDLRAVLQCLGEDLSEEEIEDMIKEVDVDGDGRIDFYEFVNALGEPGTEDSYDDEDDEIIGY; encoded by the exons ATGCCGGAGGCGATTCTAGCACTAGTGTCGTATGTACAGAGTGACGAAGAAACATGGGCGTACGTATGGTGTGATG ATTCCCCTCCAGAAAGTCGTAACGAAAATCGGAAAAAAGTGGCGAAGTTTGAaggcaaaatattttcagcggtgaataattttttttcgtcttCTCCTTTAGTCAACCAAATAAAAGACTTGATG ACCCGACAAACCACCCAGACCGACCCTGAAGACGTCGTCATCGCCACCGAAACGAAGATGGAAGAAACCAAACCGCCAACTCGGCTCTCGGCACGACACTCCGAAGTCTCCAAGAGCCAAATGAAGGAGTTTCGGGAAGCGTTCCGGCTCTTCGACAAGGACGGTGACGGAAGCATCACCAAAG aggAGCTGGGACGTGTTATGCGTTCGTTAGGCCAATTCGCCCGAACCGAAGAATTGCAACAAATGCTCCAGGAGGTGGATGTTGACGGTGACGGAAATGTCAGTTTTGAGGAATTTGTTGACATTGCTTGGTCAGCGGGCGCTGGAGGTGACCCCGAACATGTCCTCTCGAGGGAGGAGGAAGAGAAGGAATTGAGGGACGCGTTTAGAGTGTTTGATAAACATAATAGAGGGTATATTACCGCCTCCGATTTGAGGGCGGTTTTGCAATGTCTTGGGGAGGACCTTTCAGAAGAAGAGA ttgaaGATATGATTAAAGAAGTCGATGTTGACGGTGACGGCCGTATAGATTTCTACG aatttgtcAATGCTCTGGGAGAGCCGGGCACCGAAGACAGTTACGACGACGAAGACGATGaaataatcggttattaa
- the LOC655063 gene encoding TLC domain-containing protein 3A isoform X1 — MKSKVQLISQIKKEHRKTHMHIPLIFVLVSTLVLSVLSVTDLDWEDRISIKRGFSLFCYGLVFFTVLYLVSNNLMLRTSLGQKFVRTYKLAPADVFDISNKQVSAVQALFCCITGLTSCTYSCTRDMLHTSHYISEAYAWFGAAYFFYDIWSMYKVHNAKVVQASMNGDVKRTGVKFFSYLKSHAVIVGHHIFIGGFGFLVITYLRGGLGDCFFGFVYLMEASTPFVSLRGILSKIGMKSSILYVINGLVMLGTFFVCRVAMFPCVIYLYARSVDLDYFSAIRSLPTGCKVSIVILLLPQVYWFLLMVKGASQVLKGKVTKKKTLKMH; from the exons atgaaatccAAAGTGCAACTAATTTCGCAAATCAAAAAAGAG CACCGGAAGACTCACATGCATATACCCCTCATTTTCGTGCTGGTCTCCACACTTGTTCTGTCAGTGCTGTCCGTCACTGACCTCGACTGGGAAGATAGAATTTCGATCAAAAGGGGCTTTTCACTGTTTTGTTATGGATTGGTGTTTTTCACCGTTTTGTACCTCGTTAGCAACAACCTGATGTTGCGGACGTCGCTCGGACAAAAATTCGTACGGACGTACAAGCTGGCGCCAGCGGATGTCTTTGATATTAGCAACAA ACAAGTCTCAGCCGTCCAAGCCCTCTTCTGTTGCATCACGGGCCTCACCAGCTGCACCTATTCCTGCACCAGAGACATGCTCCACACCTCTCACTACATCTCAGAGGCATATGCCTGGTTTGGTGCTGCGTATTTTTTCTACGACATTTGGTCGATGTACAAAGTTCACAATGCCAAAGTTGTGCAAGCCAGCATGAATGGCGATGTTAAACGAACaggtgttaaatttttcagcTATTTGAAAAGTCATGCTGTCATCGTAGGACATCACATTTTTATCGGTGGCTTTGGGTTTTTAGTTATAACG TATTTGAGAGGTGGCCTTGGTGATTGTTTCTTCGGATTCGTGTACCTGATGGAGGCTAGCACTCCTTTTGTGTCCTTGAGGGGCATTTTGTCAAAGATCGGCATGAAATCGTCCATTTTGTACGTAATCAATGGCCTTGTGATGTTGGGGACGTTTTTCGTCTGTAGGGTGGCAATGTTCCCCTGTGTGATATACTTGTACGCACGCAGCGTCGACTTGGATTATTTTTCC GCGATTCGATCGCTGCCGACTGGATGTAAGGTGAGCATCGTGATCCTGTTGCTGCCGCAAGTGTACTGGTTTCTGTTGATGGTGAAAGGAGCCTCCCAAGTGCTCAAAGGCAAAGTGACCAAAAAGAAGACATTGAAGATGCATTAA
- the LOC654996 gene encoding calmodulin isoform X1, translated as MNNCHLTKFICTLDQLSPGRESYLRQTGHFFPVLFSAKPHSPPESRNENRKKVAKFEGKIFSAVNNFFSSSPLVNQIKDLMTRQTTQTDPEDVVIATETKMEETKPPTRLSARHSEVSKSQMKEFREAFRLFDKDGDGSITKEELGRVMRSLGQFARTEELQQMLQEVDVDGDGNVSFEEFVDIAWSAGAGGDPEHVLSREEEEKELRDAFRVFDKHNRGYITASDLRAVLQCLGEDLSEEEIEDMIKEVDVDGDGRIDFYEFVNALGEPGTEDSYDDEDDEIIGY; from the exons ATGAACAATTGTCACctgacaaaatttatttgcactCTTGATCAATTGTCACCTGGAAGGGAGTCCTATTTAAGACAAACCGGGCACTTCTTCCCAGTTTTGTTTAGTGCAAAACCAC ATTCCCCTCCAGAAAGTCGTAACGAAAATCGGAAAAAAGTGGCGAAGTTTGAaggcaaaatattttcagcggtgaataattttttttcgtcttCTCCTTTAGTCAACCAAATAAAAGACTTGATG ACCCGACAAACCACCCAGACCGACCCTGAAGACGTCGTCATCGCCACCGAAACGAAGATGGAAGAAACCAAACCGCCAACTCGGCTCTCGGCACGACACTCCGAAGTCTCCAAGAGCCAAATGAAGGAGTTTCGGGAAGCGTTCCGGCTCTTCGACAAGGACGGTGACGGAAGCATCACCAAAG aggAGCTGGGACGTGTTATGCGTTCGTTAGGCCAATTCGCCCGAACCGAAGAATTGCAACAAATGCTCCAGGAGGTGGATGTTGACGGTGACGGAAATGTCAGTTTTGAGGAATTTGTTGACATTGCTTGGTCAGCGGGCGCTGGAGGTGACCCCGAACATGTCCTCTCGAGGGAGGAGGAAGAGAAGGAATTGAGGGACGCGTTTAGAGTGTTTGATAAACATAATAGAGGGTATATTACCGCCTCCGATTTGAGGGCGGTTTTGCAATGTCTTGGGGAGGACCTTTCAGAAGAAGAGA ttgaaGATATGATTAAAGAAGTCGATGTTGACGGTGACGGCCGTATAGATTTCTACG aatttgtcAATGCTCTGGGAGAGCCGGGCACCGAAGACAGTTACGACGACGAAGACGATGaaataatcggttattaa